Below is a genomic region from Saccharomyces eubayanus strain FM1318 chromosome XV, whole genome shotgun sequence.
TCCTTATTCtatgtttttgaaacttcttcatcaatggTCACCAAAATTATCGCCTCGTCAAATATCTGAAAAGGTTAAaagattcttcttcttctatgCTATCAATAGACATAAACAAACCGTTTTAACTCCTAGTTATCATGCTGAACAATATTCACCAGAAGACAACAGATTTGATTTGCGTCCCTTCTTAATCAACCCAAGATTCCCATGGGCTTCAAGAAAGATTGACGAAGTTGTTGAACAATGCGAATCGCACAAAGCCTCGAAGCTTGACATTATGTCAATTGATTAGCGCAAAAAAACTGGCAAAAATAATGGTAAACAAATGCCCGCTACGTTCATGCTGTatatttagtttttttactcttatgataaaaaatgataaaaacgATTTTTAGTACTCAATGTCTATATATTCTTCCCTGATTGATGTTGTCCCCAGTTGGTTTTAATAACGGTGTTCTTAGAatcgtttcttttccaaaaatcAATCAAAGTGACTGCCGTCTTCATGGGGGaatcttcttgaataaaaTGACCAGAATCTTGAAAAACTACCAGTTGGTACTTACCTTGCATTTGTCCCACAATCAATTCTTTATCTAGGTTTTCATTTCCTGCCAATATCAACAGTTTGCTTACTGGTAGATCCACAAAAGAGTGTGATAAATCTGTAAACCAGGTGTTCCAAAAGGGACTAAAGGTTTCTAAATTCGTGATTCGCACGACTTTCCCTGATTTAACTGGAGTAAATAAAGCTGGGATAGCGATTTCCGCACTCGGCTTAAATTTCGACAGTGCACGTTGAATATGCCACTCGACAGCGTCGTTAATTGACTCGAACACATTAGGCGTATTCTGCAAAAAATGTTGAACTTTACTTAAGGCCAAAATAGCTGCCTCTTCTACAATATCTAACATAGTAATACcaagaacttttttttgcaattcTGCTGACAATTTAGGGTATGCGAAAGTACATATACTTCCACCAAGAGAATGGCCGATTAAAATAATGGATACCTTTTGAAGCGGCTCTTGACTAATTTTAGATTCATACCAATAATCTAATAAGCtaacaaaatcatcaataaaAGAATCTCTATCAAAGCTCATAGGCTTATCGGCATCTAAAGGCCTAGTTTGTGAATGCCCTCTAGCGTCAAATGCAAAGCATCCGCATTTGCCGTCAAGTTTAGTAGTCAACTGTTTAGCTAAGTTTGCAAATGATAAACCTGAGGACCCTGCCCCgtgatgaaaaataaagatagGAATTGAAGAGGTATTCGATAGCGATGAAGAAGGCAATGTATAATAAGTATTTACCTCGAGGCTCCTATTGTGAAGATTTACCAGCTCCttattatcaaagaaatcctTCCAGGTGGGCAAATTGCCCCTATCCTCGCTCAAAATACTATTGGCTATTTTATCGTTATTACTTCCAGGGCTCCTATCCGTATCCAGCCGGTCTTTTAATAATGGAAGGGCTCCTAATACATCACAactatcttcatcatcttcatctgtCTCTTGAAAGGTGGCATCTAGCACATTTTTGGCTCTTTCGAGTTGGGACAAGGCAATTTTCCTTCTTAAACTGTCAGCCATTAGAGATGTAGAAATGCCAGTGCTAACGTGTTACTACCTTTAGCTTTTTGCCAACCGTTTTAGTTAAACTttaacaaagaaacaagataTATCATCCCTAAATAGACATATATACGATTTCAATGTATTACCCGACATTATCAAGAACAATACACTCTCAAGTTACACTATTGCAAAATCATTCTCTAATAAAAATAGTTCACATGCTATTGGAAATGTTCATACCGGCTTAAGGATCGTAACTATGTATGGCCTTGTCTACGTTATCTATTCTCTTGAAAGTTTTTGGAGGTTTTTGGGGTCAACAAGCACTCTAAGGGTGGGATTAGGTTTTCTGTATATATCCAGTTTCGCAGGACGCTTCTTACGTTTGAAACTTCGAACAAACTTCTTTGATCCTCTAGCAATTCGATCAATAAtgttatgttttttttggctctGACTGGGCCTTTCTGGATTCACAGGTGAATCAATACTATCTCGGACTTGCGTTGGTCGTTGTGTTACTTCTATATGTTTCAACACTCCTCTTTGATGCAAGTCCCGGTCTGAAAATCCCGTGCTTGTAGGTGTACCatcctttgtttttgaactAGGTTTGGTTGTCGTGGGTGATACGGTATACCGCTCGAACTTCTCTATTAACATTGTTAGTTCCTTTATCTTCTCTGTGATTTCTTGGCGATCTCTCCAAAGCTTAACTTCCTGCAAATATTGCACGTCAGGCATCTGTCCCACACAAGTATCTCGCTCTTCAGGAATTGACGATGCTTGCTCTTCCAATAACAAATTTTCGGCTaataaagcttttttttcttcttcagcgaCTTCGTGATTATAGAGATGGTCAACTAGGTCATTAGTGTTATTGTCATTAGAGCTTTCCCCAAAGCGGGAATCTGTACTTTTCGTGTTCCTATATTTTGAGCGCCATGTAGTTGATGTGGGGATACTATCAGATTGTAATATATCAACATCATTATGACTTAAATCTCGATTTATAATCGCCTTCTTTTTAGCTAAAGCTTTGGCCACAAACATATCCTTTGTTTCACTCGGGAGGTGTTCCCATAAAGAATTAACCCTGCTATAGTATTCTTCACCTGATAAAAAGCATAGaaattcattaaaagaTTCATTGTTTAATTGTGCTGTCATGTTAGAGCCGGCACTATAACAGCTCGATTGTGATAAACTTCTATTTATGTTACGCACCGAACTTCTCCTCTTAGTATTATTCACAGCATTATATGATACAGACCGTTTCAAAACATGAttcatcttttcttgcATTAACTCCTGGCATTCTAAGCACAATAGTTTTTCATGCAACTCACATggctctttttcttcttttatagAAACATCAGTAGCACTTAGCCTTTGAAtagaacttttttttgttttggaagagTGATGAGCGTATATTGAAGCTCTTTGCATTCTAAAAACTTGTGCAAATAGCCCTTCCAATCACTAGAAGGCTTTGATAGGCGCAATAAGATCACGCCAGTCAAAGAAAGGACACCAGCAATATTCAGGATTGTGTGGATTCCCTTATCCCAACGTTTACTTAGAGTAGCCTGCTTCAAAGTGAATTGGAAGTATATCGATTTCGTGCATTTAATGGTGTTTACCCCACTCGTCATATTCTTCTCATAAAAGAACTTGCCAATCAACCATTCTTCGCTACTATCGTATCTGTAACACGGGTATGATTCGGGCGCAATCGAGATGTCACATACCATATTTGCTCTTGGCTCGTTTCAGTTATGTCTCATTCCGATGAATGTGAACGCGAGCTTTATTTTGACACAtaacaaatggaaaatacACGATTGGTGAATGCTGATCCTGGAATGAAACAACAAAGCCACCAAAGATGTTTGCAAACGTTGGGTTTAGGACTTTGAGAACCTCCAGAGGTTCCATTTATGGTATGTTTGTTATTTTGCTATTGGGTGTGCTTATTGCCAATTTTGCTGGACATTTACTAATCGACTCAGAGTCCAATATTTCTCGTATAATAGGATCCTGTAGCCAAGTTATCAATTTCTCCAAAAGAACCTTCTATTCAAGTGCCAAAGATGGTTATCAGTCGAACGGTAGTAACGGTGACGGATATAGTGCCAATGCACAGACAGGCCCATTCACTTATAAGACCGCCGTTGCTTTCCAGCCAAAGGACAGAGACGACCAAATATACCAAAAGCTAAAGGAATCCATTAAATCACCTACGGGAGAAGATAACTACTTTACTACATCGAACAATATTCATGATATTTTTGCTGGTGTCGCAGACGGTGTTGGGGGATGGGCTGAACACGGGTATGATTCCAGTGCCATTTCAAGAGAACTGTGTAAAAAAATGGGCGAATTAAGTACTACATTGGCGGAAGACTCATCTAAGGAAACACTTTTAACACCAAAAAACATTATTGACGCTGCTTATGCTAAAATTAAGGATGACAAAATAGTAAAAGTAGGAGGAACAACAGCCATTATGGCCCATTTCCCACCCAGTGGTAAATTACAAGTCGCCAACTTGGGTGACTCCTGGTGTGGTGTCTTTAGAGATTCCAAACTTGTGTTCCAAACTGAGTTTCAAACTGTCGGGTTTAATGCACCTTATCAGTTGTCAATTATACCGgaaaaaatgttgaaagaggctgaaagaaaaggcaGTAAATACATTCTGAACACCCCCGCCGATGCTGATGAGTATACTTTccaattagaaaaaaatgacataGTTATGTTAGCCACCGACGGTGTAACTGATAATATTGCCACAGATGAtattgaactttttttgaaagataatTCTGCCAGGACAAGAGACGAACTACAGTTATTGACACAGGAACTTGTGAAAAACGTTGTCAGTTTAAGTAAAGATCCTAATTACCCTAGCGTTTTTGCCcaagaaatttctaaattAACTGGTAGAAACTACAGTGGTGGAAAGGAAGACGATATTACTGTAGTTGTTGTAAGAGTCGACTAACAAATCGTTGTTCGTTCTTTCTACTGTAAATATAATTACGGCACATAAACTGTACTATATAAAAGCAAACGGCTATTTAACAATGCTAAGATTAGGTGTGCATATAtagtaaaaaattaaacaaacTATATTCACAAGCAATTCTCTCAATCAAAAGAGCGTTTCAAGACaattcttttaattttgtctCTTTCAGTCTTTAACTTTTMttcttcttcaagaacaTCAGAAACGAACTTCACATCTGTTGGTAACTGTAAAACTCTTGATTGTGTTTTCTTACCACTTTTAGTTAAAAATGTAAAtgcaattttctttggcttAGATAATTTTTGGTCAGCTTCCACCTTTGAAGAAAGCTcctcattctttttcaataataagKGTTTTTGAACATTAATGGGTTTCGATATTACTGGTATTTTGTTGACAACAATCTTTTCACTCTTTCTCGCGTCCATAGATTCTTGCATCATTTGCTGAAATTGCctttctaattcttcttccgcttttctttcttcttcatccttcaatttcttctcgTACTCTTCATACATTCTTTTCATCTCAATATCTCTATCCGCATCAAGGTCACCACCATATTCCATGTCTGAATCGctgtcttcatcatcatcgtcatcgtcatcatcgtcatcgtcgtcatcgtcgtcgtcgtcatcgtcgtcgtcgtcttcttcgtcatcctCACTTTCTTCTCGTTTTTCTTCGGGTTTCCCTAACGTAGACTCAATATCTGGTGCACTTGTTTCCacgtcttcatcttctccGATTAAATCAAcaccatcatcattttcatcatcatcctcctcctcgtcatcttcaGCAATTACCTCGACGGAGGTTATGGCTTCTTTACTTGCGGCGGATCCTTCGGACTCAGTATTTTTGCTCTTCGTAGAGTTTAATGATTTTAGTAAACTTTCCAGTCTCGAAGCACTTTCCACCAGGTTCTCCGATCTTTCAAACTTGGAATTGTCGAAAATactttcatattttttaaaagtaTTTGATACCCTGAACTGTGTCTCCTTGGGCAGAGGCTGTTCCTTGGTGAAAATATAGTATTCCAAGAACCTTAACAAAACtctacatttttttgtaaatgCTGCTGGTGTCCTATTGATATTTAGTAGAATCGTAGTAACCAACTGAATTCTGAAATAGTTATCAGGTAGATCTGAATCATTCAAATAGAAAGGGTTGGGTTGATTATTTATGTGACCAAACCTGATAATGTGGTAAATTGTATCCAACAAAACGTCGGACTTTATCATTTCataattgaaaatttcgGTCAAATATCTTACATTTGAAACTCTATGCATATTTTGTCCATAATCGTTGACCTCTAAACCCCGCTCAATATTCTCCAATATTTGGTCTATACATCTGATGACAAAGTCACGATGGTAACTGTATAAACCACCTAAAACTTTGGTCAAAACGGGGATGTTTTGATAGCTCACCTTATGTGGCTTCGAAAACAGAGAGAATAGTGTTTTCTTGATGGCCGGATCTGTCCAATGGGCTTTACGAACTAGCTTAACAATGTGTTTGAAATCCAGGTTATTAAGTTCACTCCTGATTAAAATGCGATAAAATTGTTGTTCTGGGGTTAATGTTCTTACCATCACATTTAAAGACTTTACAGAAGGTGGATAAAGTAGGGTTATTATGTTTTCCAAGGCACCCttcatgttcatgttcaATTGcctgtcattttttttgtctttaaTTAATTGAACCATTTTCTCCATTAATTCCTTGTATTCTGGTTTATTCAGCAGAAATTTTCCTGAATGTTCCAATAAAATGGTCAAAATTTCTACATTGTTTGGAACTTGCATATTCATGATTAATGTTCTTATCTTATGGAAAATCATAAACGACGGTATCAATAGGAACTTGATCATTtcactgaagaagatgatgtttTTTACATTAATCTTATTTGAGTGCAATTGGTTTCTGAAACCATTGTCCAGGTAATTAATAAATTCTGCAACAATTTCAGGCATATATTTACTGTTTGTTGCCATAAACCTAGAATATACCGACAGCTTGCTCCAGTCTTGTGTCTCCatgaagaatttcaatATTCGGTTTCTTGTGGCTTTATTGTCCAAATGCGATGACCAGTATCTATTTGAAAGTTCGTCTATTATATCTTTAGAGTCAGCCATTTCCAAGTCTGTGAAAAATAAGTTAATATTCTTGGAGTTTGAATTTGAGTCTTTTTCTATCTTAATGGCCAGTGATTCTTCCACAGTTTTAGAGATATCTGgtaaaatttcataaaattttcttatttcttcattttcccaCAATCGTTGGTTGGGTGGTAGGGCCTGGTTTGTGATCATGGGAGAAGCCACTTCATCCAGGTCTTCATCAGAAGCCCCTTCGAGATCTGGGGTTTCtagcttgaaaaattctccCAGAATTATGGTGGAGCTCTTAAACCTGTTGaatattgaaattattTCGTCGTACTCTTCTATGTATTCATCTCTCAATTTTCCAGTTCTTATTTGACATTTCTGGTGTTCTCTTTGCAGTTTATTCACCTTTTTATGCAGTTCTGCGGCTCTAGAAAACGTGGCATCTAcaaaaatcttgaacaaAGACTGTACAGTGCATTTCAAATTCGATTCAAATATCAAGTCATCCCAAGagtcatcatcgtcatgAAAAAAGGGTGtaaatttcttgataaaCGCAGTAGCGATCGTGGTTGTGAAACCCAACTTGAATTTGTAGTTGAGTATTTCCCTTAGGATACTAAATAGTAGAGGCTCTTTTTTGGTAACTTTTTTCTGTAGGAAATTAGGTATGGCTTCCTTTGATTCAACATCACTCAGTGTTCTGAAAACACCCACTAGATAAAGTTCAGTGAATACACGAAGATTTCCTTTGATCTTGTTTATCCTCTGCAACTCATCTCTTTCAGaatcaacatcaacagaaggattttcaaaagtctGTAGAAATGCACCCAAAAGAGGACCGGTAAACAGGCTATTGAATCTTTGATGAAGTCCACTTATAATCTCAACAGCGGCAATAACGTCGTCGTTTTTGTTTGGCACATTCAGAAGACACTCAGTTACAGTTACTATAATTTCGGAAAGATATTTCTCCAAAGAGGCCTCACTCAAGTCCTTTAGCAACGAGGCTTCCGAACCCTTCACAAATCccttctttaatttttttataaagcCTGTGTTTCTCTTTATGCTTGAATCAagtttcttatttttcaatgggAAGACTTCCTCGCCATTCCAGGCTCGTGTATTTAAGTCGTGtaattcctttttcctttcatcCTAATAATATGTGATTGGTATTGTAATCTCAGAACCAATTAAGAAGTTAGTACAAAGCcttaagaaagaaaaaaaaagtcgaTCTGGCAATAATGTCAAAACTCAAACATACGT
It encodes:
- the NMD2 gene encoding Nmd2p — translated: MITNQALPPNQRLWENEEIRKFYEILPDISKTVEESLAIKIEKDSNSNSKNINLFFTDLEMADSKDIIDELSNRYWSSHLDNKATRNRILKFFMETQDWSKLSVYSRFMATNSKYMPEIVAEFINYLDNGFRNQLHSNKINVKNIIFFSEMIKFLLIPSFMIFHKIRTLIMNMQVPNNVEILTILLEHSGKFLLNKPEYKELMEKMVQLIKDKKNDRQLNMNMKGALENIITLLYPPSVKSLNVMVRTLTPEQQFYRILIRSELNNLDFKHIVKLVRKAHWTDPAIKKTLFSLFSKPHKVSYQNIPVLTKVLGGLYSYHRDFVIRCIDQILENIERGLEVNDYGQNMHRVSNVRYLTEIFNYEMIKSDVLLDTIYHIIRFGHINNQPNPFYLNDSDLPDNYFRIQLVTTILLNINRTPAAFTKKCRVLLRFLEYYIFTKEQPLPKETQFRVSNTFKKYESIFDNSKFERSENLVESASRLESLLKSLNSTKSKNTESEGSAASKEAITSVEVIAEDDEEEDDDENDDGVDLIGEDEDVETSAPDIESTLGKPEEKREESEDDEEDDDDDDDDDDDDDDDDDDDDDDEDSDSDMEYGGDLDADRDIEMKRMYEEYEKKLKDEEERKAEEELERQFQQMMQESMDARKSEKIVVNKIPVISKPINVQKXLLLKKNEELSSKVEADQKLSKPKKIAFTFLTKSGKKTQSRVLQLPTDVKFVSDVLEEEXKLKTERDKIKRIVLKRSFD
- the PTC7 gene encoding type 2C protein phosphatase PTC7, translated to MFANVGFRTLRTSRGSIYGMFVILLLGVLIANFAGHLLIDSESNISRIIGSCSQVINFSKRTFYSSAKDGYQSNGSNGDGYSANAQTGPFTYKTAVAFQPKDRDDQIYQKLKESIKSPTGEDNYFTTSNNIHDIFAGVADGVGGWAEHGYDSSAISRELCKKMGELSTTLAEDSSKETLLTPKNIIDAAYAKIKDDKIVKVGGTTAIMAHFPPSGKLQVANLGDSWCGVFRDSKLVFQTEFQTVGFNAPYQLSIIPEKMLKEAERKGSKYILNTPADADEYTFQLEKNDIVMLATDGVTDNIATDDIELFLKDNSARTRDELQLLTQELVKNVVSLSKDPNYPSVFAQEISKLTGRNYSGGKEDDITVVVVRVD
- the PPE1 gene encoding phosphoprotein phosphatase methylesterase 1, with product MADSLRRKIALSQLERAKNVLDATFQETDEDDEDSCDVLGALPLLKDRLDTDRSPGSNNDKIANSILSEDRGNLPTWKDFFDNKELVNLHNRSLEVNTYYTLPSSSLSNTSSIPIFIFHHGAGSSGLSFANLAKQLTTKLDGKCGCFAFDARGHSQTRPLDADKPMSFDRDSFIDDFVSLLDYWYESKISQEPLQKVSIILIGHSLGGSICTFAYPKLSAELQKKVLGITMLDIVEEAAILALSKVQHFLQNTPNVFESINDAVEWHIQRALSKFKPSAEIAIPALFTPVKSGKVVRITNLETFSPFWNTWFTDLSHSFVDLPVSKLLILAGNENLDKELIVGQMQGKYQLVVFQDSGHFIQEDSPMKTAVTLIDFWKRNDSKNTVIKTNWGQHQSGKNI